In a single window of the Zerene cesonia ecotype Mississippi unplaced genomic scaffold, Zerene_cesonia_1.1 Zces_u005, whole genome shotgun sequence genome:
- the LOC119838776 gene encoding uncharacterized protein LOC119838776, with the protein MIKAGLILLVFVASCYCLEDADVLFEDGRAKKKKSPAKLIGMILLFMLSKVAIFKAVSVFLMMTLFQKLFAIAGIFLQHYMKRDRPAPVYGSPQYDTVGYSYGPPDEPLKDYPGNDLGSSFDWLLSKNK; encoded by the exons ATGATAAAGGCGGGATTGATTCTGCTTGTTTTTGTGGCGAGCTGTTATTGTTTGGAAGACGCTGATGTGCTCTTTGAAGATGGGAGGGCTAAGAAGAAGAAAAGTCCTGCGAAATTGATAG GTATGATTCTTCTCTTCATGCTATCCAAGGTCGCAATTTTCAAGGCAGTATCGGTTTTCCTAATGATGACGTTGTTCCAAAAACTATTCGCGATTGCTGGTATCTTTCTCCAACACTACATGAAGAGGGACAGACCAGCGCCGGTGTATGGGAGCCCGCAGTATGACACAGTTGGATACAGCTATGGTCCACCCGATGAGCCGTTGAAAGACTACCCTGGAAACGATTTGGGGAGCTCCTTTGATTGGTTGTTgagtaagaataaataa
- the LOC119838826 gene encoding uncharacterized protein LOC119838826 — protein sequence MRLIMLILAVTLCFTNGYEIKEKDISEARGKGKYALLIHFFYVAASKLFVLKIIYGAIFYVIVYKAWHLVLWLIKYMKENKHDHYVEYDHNPVYDYDPYGHGHHGHDHHGHGHHGHDHGYGHNDQYGPDFNEPYGGYERPIYGRKGFSHKNKVYDADGSYSVQS from the exons ATGAGGTTGATTATGTTAATTCTGGCTGTTACGCTGTGTTTCACAAACGgatatgaaattaaagaaaaagatatTTCAGAAGCGCGAGGCAAGGGAAAATATGCTTTACTGA tTCACTTCTTCTACGTCGCAGCATCGAAGTTGTTCGTCCTCAAGATTATATACGgagcaatattttatgttattgtgtaCAAAGCGTGGCATTTAGTTCtttggttaataaaatatatgaaagaaaacaagCACGATCACTACGTCGAGTATGACCATAATCCGGTGTACGACTATGACCCGTACGGTCATGGCCATCACGGTCATGACCATCATGGTCACGGTCACCATGGCCATGACCATGGTTATGGTCACAATGACCAATATGGTCCGGATTTTAACGAGCCATATGGGGGATATGAACGGCCGATCTATGGAAGAAAGGGTTTTTCACATAAGAACAAAGTGTACGACGCTGACGGTTCATATTCTGTACAAAGTTAA